The following coding sequences are from one Limnobacter sp. SAORIC-580 window:
- a CDS encoding cupin domain-containing protein — protein sequence MIKPLTHIANLPVEQFMTEHWHIKPFLFRQVFPNFEPLCDFDTIAEMASDEDIESRLIQHSKAGWTLEHGPFDALPSMKKKAWTVLIQGIDHHLPEAYDLLQLFRFIPDARLDDVMLSLASDGGGVGPHYDSYDVFLLQMHGKRRWKIGPLPNKELEEGMPLKILKNFEPTEEFVLEPGDMLYLPPNYGHDGIAEGTCSTLSIGFRAPTQAEVLSGILRDMADQIDQDPGMTQTLFSDPARGLQKNPAEIPDDLLNFGFNLIRQFSAKSPQIQRSMGILLTEPKPHVYFVNNTEDQEIHEIISVLGERGIALSMKTKMLFKDTDFYINGDAVNPTSALTVKQLQMLANQREMEPIDAAEALKNPEFQYFLIGFAKAGWVETLM from the coding sequence ATGATCAAACCCCTCACCCACATCGCAAACCTCCCCGTGGAACAATTCATGACCGAGCATTGGCACATCAAGCCATTTTTGTTTCGTCAGGTATTTCCGAATTTCGAACCACTGTGCGATTTCGACACCATCGCCGAGATGGCATCCGATGAAGACATCGAAAGCCGATTGATACAACACAGCAAAGCAGGCTGGACACTTGAACACGGCCCGTTTGATGCGCTGCCCTCGATGAAGAAAAAAGCATGGACCGTGCTGATCCAGGGCATTGACCACCACTTGCCCGAAGCTTATGACCTGCTGCAGTTGTTCCGCTTTATTCCCGATGCACGCCTTGACGACGTGATGCTAAGCCTGGCCAGCGATGGCGGGGGCGTGGGTCCACACTACGACTCCTACGATGTCTTTCTGCTTCAAATGCACGGCAAACGGCGCTGGAAAATTGGCCCCTTGCCGAACAAAGAACTTGAAGAAGGCATGCCCCTGAAAATTCTCAAAAACTTTGAGCCCACCGAGGAGTTTGTTCTCGAGCCTGGTGACATGCTTTACCTGCCCCCGAACTATGGGCACGACGGCATCGCAGAGGGAACCTGCTCAACCCTGAGCATTGGCTTCAGGGCGCCCACGCAGGCCGAGGTTCTCAGTGGCATATTGCGCGACATGGCCGATCAAATTGATCAAGATCCAGGCATGACTCAAACACTGTTTTCTGACCCCGCCCGAGGGTTACAGAAAAACCCTGCAGAAATTCCTGACGATTTGCTGAATTTTGGATTTAATTTGATTCGGCAATTTTCAGCGAAATCGCCTCAAATCCAGCGCAGCATGGGGATTTTGCTCACAGAACCCAAGCCACATGTGTATTTTGTAAACAACACCGAAGATCAGGAGATACACGAAATAATTAGTGTTCTTGGAGAACGCGGCATTGCATTAAGCATGAAAACTAAAATGTTGTTCAAAGACACCGATTTTTACATCAATGGCGATGCTGTCAACCCGACCAGTGCCCTTACCGTTAAACAGCTGCAAATGCTCGCAAACCAGCGTGAAATGGAGCCAATCGACGCTGCAGAAGCTTTAAAAAATCCTGAATTTCAGTATTTTTTAATTGGTTTTGCAAAAGCCGGTTGGGTAGAAACCCTAATGTGA
- a CDS encoding MBL fold metallo-hydrolase produces the protein MRFASLGSGSEGNSWLFECRLTDTPTRLMVDCGFAVKETVGRLERVGLTPQDVDAIVVTHEHGDHIGGVFKFSRKFGTPVYLTHGTWRAALRSKLSDEDYLQSGKVVLIESHAAFNVKNLTLHPFPVPHDAAEPIQMLIESRSGFVTGILTDCGSATPHLISMLNKAHALILESNHCPEMLSNSPYPPSLKKRVGGDYGHLSNQVACDILRKLDSGNLQFVVAAHLSQTTNCPKVVQQMWAEVLTPRGIAFDIACQTEGFAWISLDSQQVAA, from the coding sequence GTGCGTTTTGCGAGTTTGGGCAGTGGCAGTGAAGGCAACAGTTGGCTGTTTGAATGCAGGCTGACTGACACACCGACGCGCTTGATGGTGGATTGCGGTTTTGCTGTGAAGGAAACCGTTGGCCGCCTGGAGCGAGTTGGGCTCACTCCGCAAGATGTCGATGCAATTGTGGTTACTCATGAGCATGGGGATCACATAGGCGGTGTATTCAAATTCAGCCGAAAGTTTGGTACACCCGTGTACTTGACGCATGGTACCTGGCGCGCTGCCTTGCGGTCCAAACTAAGCGATGAAGACTACCTGCAGTCAGGCAAGGTGGTGTTAATCGAGAGCCATGCAGCATTTAACGTCAAGAACCTGACGTTGCATCCCTTTCCCGTGCCCCATGACGCTGCTGAACCCATTCAAATGTTGATTGAGTCAAGGTCGGGCTTCGTCACTGGCATTCTGACCGATTGTGGCAGTGCTACGCCGCATTTGATCAGCATGTTGAACAAGGCTCATGCCTTGATTCTCGAATCCAACCACTGCCCCGAGATGCTGTCCAATTCGCCTTATCCACCCAGCCTGAAAAAAAGGGTAGGAGGCGATTATGGTCACCTCAGCAATCAGGTGGCTTGCGATATTCTTCGGAAACTCGATTCTGGAAATTTGCAGTTTGTGGTGGCAGCGCATTTAAGCCAAACCACGAATTGTCCCAAGGTGGTTCAACAAATGTGGGCGGAGGTATTGACCCCGCGCGGAATCGCGTTTGACATCGCCTGCCAAACCGAGGGTTTTGCCTGGATCAGCCTTGATTCGCAGCAAGTGGCCGCTTGA
- the mutS gene encoding DNA mismatch repair protein MutS has product MMQQYLTLKSEYPDKLLFYRMGDFYELFFDDAQLAAQLLRITLTHRGQSAGQPIPMAGVPFHAADQYLAKLVALGHSVAICEQVGTPGLTKGPMERKVARVVTPGTLTESTLLPDQENKTLLSLFSEDGKYWGVACLALSAGSIRLLECDSGALAAHLSRFNAAEVLVNNRTWAQHSQITGCIERPAWHFDAGFAQTHLQSVLQAANLASLELHNAKLAVPAMGAALQYAKETHLSIENFKHVSDIQVEHEQDFLVLDEAARRNLELTETLRGEPAPTLFSRINRTGSGMGARRLRQWLLEPLRNLATIEARQNKIQHLLATLGQAPEPVCFNLVKTLRAMADIERISSRVAMQTAKPRDLLALRESLQALPQVEQLIAHFGDSAFETAQQAFQAPPELLAELMQALAENPPVLIRDGGVIADGYHTELDELRNIQTGSGQFLIELEKQEREATGIANLKVEFNRVHGFYIEVSSAQADKVPAHYIRRQTMKNAERYITEELKAFEEKALSAKDKALNLEKVIYENLMVWLGQFTPFLQRCARELSELDALAALAIVAFEANWVRPQMVPHALLNIQQGRHPVLEVQVEQFTPNDCTLHPGKHMALITGPNMGGKSTYMRQTALIALLAHMGSFVPAASAQIGVLDRIFTRIGASDDLAGGRSTFMVEMTEAATIVRQATPHSLVIMDEIGRGTSTFDGLSLAWEIAKRLANTNKCLTLFATHYFEITALGHELDSVFNVHLSATEHQGKLVFLHRIEAGPASQSYGLQVAKLAGLPALVVKNAQKRLDQLEAEKRAMNAQVDLFDLPSQDAVEQPASAQHVNLILEKLNEIDPDELSPREALQLIFQLKGLQT; this is encoded by the coding sequence ATGATGCAGCAGTACCTCACGCTGAAATCCGAGTACCCCGACAAGCTGCTCTTTTATCGCATGGGCGATTTTTACGAGCTGTTTTTCGACGATGCCCAACTGGCCGCACAGCTTCTCAGAATTACCCTGACCCACCGAGGCCAATCAGCTGGTCAACCCATTCCGATGGCGGGTGTGCCTTTTCATGCGGCCGATCAATACCTGGCCAAACTGGTGGCGCTGGGCCATTCAGTGGCCATTTGCGAGCAGGTGGGAACGCCTGGCCTGACCAAGGGCCCCATGGAACGCAAAGTGGCGCGGGTAGTTACACCAGGCACACTGACCGAATCCACTTTGCTGCCTGACCAGGAAAACAAGACTCTGCTCAGCCTGTTCTCCGAGGATGGCAAGTACTGGGGGGTGGCTTGTCTGGCACTGTCTGCAGGTTCAATTCGTTTGCTGGAATGCGATTCAGGCGCACTGGCAGCACACTTAAGCCGGTTCAACGCAGCCGAAGTGCTTGTAAACAACCGCACATGGGCACAACACAGCCAAATAACCGGCTGCATCGAGCGCCCCGCTTGGCACTTTGACGCAGGTTTTGCCCAAACGCATTTGCAATCCGTGCTGCAAGCCGCCAACCTGGCAAGCCTCGAATTGCACAACGCCAAACTGGCCGTGCCCGCCATGGGCGCCGCGTTGCAATATGCAAAGGAAACGCACCTTAGCATTGAAAACTTCAAGCACGTGTCCGATATTCAAGTTGAACACGAGCAAGACTTTCTGGTGCTGGATGAAGCCGCACGCCGCAACCTGGAATTGACAGAAACATTGCGCGGCGAGCCCGCACCCACCCTGTTCTCGCGCATTAACCGCACCGGTAGCGGCATGGGTGCCAGGCGCTTGCGCCAATGGCTATTGGAACCTTTGCGCAACCTGGCCACCATTGAAGCACGACAAAACAAAATACAGCACCTGCTTGCCACCTTGGGCCAGGCGCCAGAACCTGTCTGCTTCAATCTGGTTAAAACATTGCGTGCAATGGCCGATATTGAGCGCATCAGCAGTCGCGTGGCCATGCAAACGGCAAAGCCTCGGGATTTGCTGGCCCTGCGGGAAAGCCTTCAAGCGCTGCCCCAAGTGGAACAACTCATTGCCCACTTTGGCGACAGCGCATTTGAAACAGCACAGCAGGCCTTTCAGGCACCACCCGAACTGCTGGCTGAATTGATGCAAGCCTTGGCCGAAAACCCACCAGTACTGATACGTGACGGCGGCGTGATTGCCGATGGTTACCACACTGAACTGGACGAATTGCGAAACATTCAAACCGGCAGCGGGCAGTTTTTAATTGAACTGGAAAAACAGGAACGTGAGGCCACCGGCATCGCCAATCTGAAAGTCGAATTCAACCGGGTGCATGGTTTTTACATCGAGGTCAGCAGTGCGCAGGCCGACAAAGTGCCCGCACACTATATTCGCCGGCAAACCATGAAGAATGCCGAACGCTATATCACTGAAGAACTGAAAGCCTTCGAGGAAAAAGCGCTCTCCGCGAAAGACAAGGCCCTGAACCTTGAAAAGGTCATTTATGAAAACCTGATGGTGTGGCTGGGTCAGTTCACCCCATTTTTGCAGCGCTGCGCGCGTGAATTGTCTGAACTTGATGCCTTGGCGGCATTGGCCATTGTGGCTTTCGAGGCAAATTGGGTGCGCCCGCAAATGGTGCCGCATGCCCTGCTGAACATTCAGCAAGGGCGCCACCCAGTGCTGGAAGTACAAGTGGAGCAATTCACCCCGAATGATTGCACCTTGCACCCCGGCAAACACATGGCACTGATTACCGGCCCCAACATGGGTGGCAAAAGCACCTACATGCGACAAACCGCGCTCATTGCATTGCTGGCGCACATGGGTAGTTTCGTGCCGGCAGCCAGTGCACAAATTGGCGTACTCGATCGAATTTTTACGCGCATTGGTGCATCCGATGACCTGGCCGGTGGCCGTTCCACCTTCATGGTGGAAATGACAGAAGCCGCCACAATCGTTCGCCAGGCGACACCCCACAGCCTTGTCATCATGGATGAAATTGGACGGGGAACCTCAACTTTCGATGGTTTGTCCCTCGCCTGGGAAATCGCAAAACGCTTGGCCAACACCAACAAATGTTTAACACTGTTTGCCACACACTATTTTGAAATTACAGCACTGGGCCATGAATTGGACAGTGTGTTCAATGTGCATTTGTCTGCTACCGAACACCAGGGCAAACTGGTGTTTTTGCATCGCATAGAAGCTGGCCCTGCCAGCCAAAGTTATGGCCTGCAAGTGGCCAAGCTTGCGGGCTTGCCCGCCTTGGTGGTGAAAAATGCACAAAAACGACTCGATCAGCTTGAGGCTGAAAAACGCGCCATGAACGCCCAGGTGGATCTGTTCGACCTGCCAAGTCAGGATGCGGTTGAACAGCCAGCCAGCGCGCAGCACGTGAACCTGATTCTCGAAAAACTCAACGAGATTGATCCCGACGAACTCAGCCCGCGCGAAGCATTGCAGTTAATCTTTCAGCTAAAAGGCCTGCAAACATGA
- the bamC gene encoding outer membrane protein assembly factor BamC translates to MELNKMTPFKLLLIAAAVSTAAGCASYKEAVEGQKTAYRTAEKREQGLEVPPDLTAQSADEQFLIPGESGSGSVSASSFYSGGGTRPAGARPQAQAEPVLVSSDDVKIKRVGNLRSLEVKMPPEQLWPKLREFWKDTGFELAVDDPKIGLMETNWAENRANIPLDGIRKVIGTVFDGLYSSNTRDRYRTRVEPIQGGVEIFVTHRGMEENYTDQAQSNLVWMNRPSDPELEAEMLNRLMAKLTGDEKAAAAAGRPVGQELISVQKKPEGTAIVLAEDFPLAWRRVGFGLDRAGFIVEDRDRSNGVYYVKYIPDSASAEGEKKGFFGKIFGGASNDKSLKADQRFQVVVAPEGDKSTSVKFTSERGAAVDAAISEEAATKLAGKLR, encoded by the coding sequence ATGGAATTGAACAAGATGACCCCTTTCAAGCTGTTGCTGATCGCAGCGGCCGTATCCACTGCCGCAGGCTGCGCCTCTTACAAAGAGGCTGTGGAAGGACAGAAAACGGCTTACCGCACTGCCGAAAAGCGCGAGCAGGGCCTTGAGGTGCCGCCAGATCTGACTGCGCAGTCTGCCGATGAGCAATTCCTGATTCCCGGCGAGTCCGGTTCCGGTTCGGTGTCTGCTTCGTCGTTTTACAGTGGTGGTGGTACTCGCCCAGCGGGTGCTCGCCCACAAGCGCAGGCTGAGCCGGTTTTGGTTTCGTCCGATGATGTAAAAATCAAACGAGTGGGCAACTTGCGCTCTCTGGAAGTGAAAATGCCACCCGAGCAACTGTGGCCAAAATTGCGCGAATTCTGGAAAGACACCGGGTTTGAACTGGCCGTGGATGATCCAAAAATTGGCTTGATGGAAACCAATTGGGCTGAAAACCGCGCCAATATTCCTTTGGATGGCATTCGCAAAGTGATTGGCACGGTGTTTGATGGTCTTTACTCCAGCAACACCCGCGACCGTTACCGTACCCGTGTGGAGCCGATTCAAGGTGGTGTTGAAATTTTCGTGACTCACCGTGGCATGGAAGAAAACTACACTGATCAGGCCCAGTCCAACTTGGTGTGGATGAATCGCCCTTCTGATCCCGAACTTGAAGCTGAAATGCTGAACCGCTTGATGGCGAAGCTGACTGGTGATGAGAAGGCTGCTGCCGCAGCGGGTCGGCCAGTGGGACAAGAGCTCATTTCGGTTCAGAAAAAACCCGAGGGTACAGCCATTGTTTTGGCTGAAGACTTTCCCTTGGCCTGGCGCCGTGTGGGCTTCGGGCTGGACCGCGCTGGTTTTATTGTCGAAGACCGTGACCGTTCCAACGGTGTGTATTACGTGAAGTACATTCCCGATTCCGCTTCTGCAGAAGGCGAAAAGAAGGGTTTCTTCGGGAAAATCTTTGGCGGTGCTTCGAATGACAAATCCTTGAAAGCGGATCAACGCTTCCAGGTTGTTGTTGCGCCTGAGGGAGACAAGTCCACGTCGGTCAAGTTTACTTCCGAGCGCGGTGCAGCTGTGGACGCCGCAATTTCCGAAGAAGCGGCAACCAAGCTGGCCGGAAAACTCCGGTAA
- the dapA gene encoding 4-hydroxy-tetrahydrodipicolinate synthase: protein MITGSIVAIVSPMFEDGSLDYDSYRQLIDWHIEQGTDSIVAVGTTGESPTVDVEEHGELIRVAVEQAAGRIPIIAGTGGNSTTEAIELTEFARKVGAAASLQVVPYYNKPTQEGIYLHMRKVAEAVDLPVILYNVPGRTVADMAHSTVVRLSQVDGIVGIKEATGNLERGAWLIRDTSADFAVYSGDDPTAVNLMLMGGKGNISVTANVAPKLMHELCAAAIAGDAKTAHALNLSLLDLHQAMFVQANPIPVKYALSKMGKMAPGVRLPLTRLESNFHQTVDAALRAHRLID, encoded by the coding sequence ATGATCACTGGCAGCATTGTCGCGATTGTTTCGCCGATGTTTGAAGACGGGTCGCTGGACTATGACAGCTACCGTCAGCTCATTGATTGGCATATTGAACAAGGTACCGACTCGATTGTAGCGGTAGGAACCACTGGGGAATCACCCACAGTGGACGTGGAAGAGCACGGCGAACTGATTCGTGTGGCGGTTGAGCAGGCGGCGGGCCGCATACCCATTATTGCAGGCACTGGTGGCAATTCAACCACCGAGGCCATTGAACTGACCGAGTTTGCGCGCAAGGTGGGTGCTGCCGCTAGTCTGCAAGTGGTGCCGTACTACAATAAACCAACTCAGGAAGGCATTTACCTGCACATGCGCAAGGTTGCCGAGGCTGTTGATTTGCCGGTGATTTTATACAACGTACCTGGCCGCACGGTGGCTGATATGGCACATTCCACAGTGGTACGCTTGAGTCAGGTAGATGGCATTGTGGGTATCAAGGAAGCCACAGGCAACCTTGAGCGCGGGGCTTGGTTGATTCGCGACACATCCGCTGATTTCGCTGTGTACAGTGGTGATGACCCCACCGCAGTGAACTTGATGTTGATGGGCGGAAAAGGCAATATTTCCGTGACCGCCAACGTGGCCCCAAAGTTGATGCACGAACTTTGTGCTGCGGCCATCGCGGGCGATGCGAAAACCGCGCATGCCCTGAATTTGAGCTTGCTGGATTTGCACCAGGCCATGTTTGTACAGGCCAATCCAATTCCCGTGAAGTACGCATTGAGCAAAATGGGCAAAATGGCACCCGGTGTGCGCTTGCCTTTGACCCGACTGGAATCCAATTTTCACCAAACCGTGGACGCCGCCTTGCGTGCGCACCGGTTGATCGACTAA
- a CDS encoding RNA methyltransferase — MTAANSLESISIVLVKTSHPGNVGSVARAMKTMGLSDLRLVEPKTKEICSAEEAISLASGASDVLEQARVYDSLPDALADRSVAFALSARLRDLGPSLQSPQEAAKEALCLTGSGIGAAFVFGAERTGLSNDELLVCNRQVTIAANPVYSSLNLSQAVQIVAYALRTEWATGELAVAAEGSLADSVRQGGKLATVKAVADLQAHWLQAMEAVDFINPDKPKKVVQRLARMLAKTPLEQEEVDMLRGFFSDVIRVVDNRLYPHEFERKKP; from the coding sequence ATGACCGCAGCCAATTCCCTCGAATCCATTTCAATAGTTCTCGTAAAAACAAGCCATCCGGGCAATGTTGGTTCGGTGGCACGCGCCATGAAAACCATGGGTTTAAGTGATTTACGCCTGGTTGAGCCGAAAACCAAAGAAATTTGCAGTGCTGAAGAGGCGATTTCACTGGCCAGCGGTGCGAGCGATGTGCTTGAACAGGCCCGTGTTTACGACTCCTTGCCCGATGCCTTGGCTGATCGAAGCGTGGCATTTGCTTTGTCTGCGCGTTTGCGCGATTTGGGCCCAAGTTTGCAAAGCCCGCAGGAGGCAGCAAAAGAGGCTTTGTGTTTGACGGGAAGCGGCATCGGTGCAGCTTTTGTGTTTGGTGCTGAGCGCACGGGTTTAAGCAACGATGAACTGCTGGTGTGCAATCGGCAGGTGACGATTGCCGCCAACCCGGTTTACAGCTCGCTGAACTTGTCACAAGCCGTGCAAATTGTGGCCTATGCCTTGCGCACGGAATGGGCGACTGGTGAATTGGCCGTGGCTGCCGAAGGCTCCCTTGCTGACAGTGTGAGGCAGGGTGGCAAGCTGGCCACTGTGAAGGCGGTGGCGGATTTACAGGCCCATTGGCTGCAAGCCATGGAGGCGGTTGATTTTATCAATCCCGACAAGCCGAAAAAGGTGGTGCAGCGTTTGGCCAGAATGTTGGCCAAAACGCCTTTGGAGCAAGAAGAAGTGGACATGCTTCGAGGCTTTTTTTCTGATGTGATACGGGTGGTGGACAATCGCCTTTATCCGCATGAATTTGAGCGCAAGAAGCCTTGA
- the cysE gene encoding serine O-acetyltransferase: MWIRLQEDIDTILRKDPAARGRLEVFLCYPGLHALIWHRLAHRAWAAGLITPARFLSHLGRFFTGIEIHPGAIIGRRVFIDHGMGVVIGETAEIHDDVTIYQGVTLGGTSLAKGKRHPTLEKGVVVGAGAQVLGPFTVGEGAKIGSNAVVTKPVPAGATAVGNPARMILKAEERAPGEELTGAAKTKEEFLAYGVSKNGDDPLIKAMHGLIDQAIAQQQRIEQLEKQLSKGKAQPDCGDSVDCEELKALNKLVDN, translated from the coding sequence ATGTGGATTCGACTACAAGAAGACATTGACACGATTTTGAGAAAAGACCCGGCAGCCCGAGGGCGTCTGGAGGTTTTTCTGTGCTATCCCGGTTTGCATGCGTTGATTTGGCATCGCCTGGCTCACAGGGCATGGGCAGCGGGTTTAATCACGCCGGCGCGTTTTTTGTCGCATTTGGGGCGTTTTTTCACAGGCATTGAAATTCATCCAGGTGCAATCATTGGCAGGCGTGTCTTCATTGACCATGGTATGGGCGTGGTGATCGGCGAAACGGCCGAGATTCATGACGATGTGACCATTTACCAAGGCGTTACCTTGGGTGGTACTTCATTGGCCAAGGGCAAGCGACACCCCACGCTTGAAAAGGGCGTGGTAGTTGGGGCTGGTGCACAGGTTTTGGGGCCATTCACAGTGGGTGAGGGTGCCAAGATAGGATCAAATGCTGTGGTAACCAAGCCAGTGCCCGCGGGTGCCACGGCGGTAGGCAACCCTGCACGCATGATTTTGAAAGCTGAAGAACGCGCACCGGGTGAGGAATTGACAGGCGCGGCAAAAACCAAAGAAGAGTTTTTGGCCTATGGTGTGTCCAAGAATGGCGATGATCCGCTGATTAAGGCCATGCATGGTTTGATTGATCAGGCCATTGCCCAGCAGCAACGCATTGAACAGCTTGAAAAACAGCTGAGCAAGGGGAAAGCGCAGCCCGATTGCGGAGACTCTGTGGACTGTGAAGAATTGAAAGCCCTGAACAAACTGGTGGACAACTAG
- a CDS encoding FKBP-type peptidyl-prolyl cis-trans isomerase — MIVEHGTVVTLDFELRDAQGELIQEHGGEPIIYLHGSENEVFPKLQEAVEGKAIGDEVFVQLEPEDAFGDFDPELMRVEDADSFAEDLEIGMQLEEVPVEDENEPDLQADEENTGFGRVWTVTDIAEGKVVLDGNHPFAGMALRYHLKVLDIRAANEEEKAQGAAAQSLFSIAPNPDARKLN, encoded by the coding sequence ATGATTGTTGAGCACGGCACGGTGGTTACCCTTGATTTTGAGCTGCGTGATGCGCAGGGTGAACTGATTCAGGAACACGGTGGCGAGCCGATCATTTACCTGCATGGCAGTGAGAATGAGGTGTTTCCGAAGCTGCAAGAGGCAGTTGAAGGCAAGGCCATTGGCGATGAGGTGTTCGTTCAACTCGAGCCTGAGGATGCCTTCGGAGATTTTGACCCCGAATTGATGCGGGTAGAAGATGCGGACAGTTTTGCTGAAGACCTTGAAATCGGTATGCAACTGGAGGAGGTTCCTGTTGAAGATGAAAACGAGCCTGACCTGCAAGCTGACGAGGAAAACACTGGTTTTGGTCGGGTTTGGACTGTGACTGACATTGCCGAAGGCAAAGTGGTGCTGGATGGCAACCATCCGTTCGCGGGCATGGCCTTGCGCTATCACCTGAAGGTGCTGGATATTCGTGCTGCCAATGAGGAAGAAAAGGCGCAGGGTGCTGCGGCGCAATCGCTGTTCAGCATTGCCCCCAACCCGGATGCACGCAAACTGAATTAA
- a CDS encoding inositol monophosphatase family protein has product MHPMLNVAVKAARAAGKIINRAELDLDQVKIGVKGPNDFVTETDQAAESAIIDVLKQAFPDHAILAEESGASGKSDYEWVIDPIDGTANFIHGYPHYAISIALRVNGHVQQAVVYNPATNDLFTASKGEGAFLNNRRIRVSKRSKPNEFLVGFAFPSGQNEGSLGVKRKMLALTESTAGIRKSGSAVLDLAYVACGRLDGYMCFGLKPWDLATGVLLVSEAGGLITDPQGNDTFMSTGDAVAGNPKALQYLLSFK; this is encoded by the coding sequence ATGCATCCGATGTTGAACGTGGCGGTGAAAGCCGCTCGCGCTGCTGGAAAAATCATCAACCGAGCGGAGCTTGACCTCGATCAGGTAAAAATCGGTGTCAAAGGGCCCAACGATTTCGTCACTGAAACCGATCAAGCTGCTGAAAGCGCCATTATTGATGTGCTCAAGCAAGCCTTTCCCGATCACGCCATTCTAGCCGAGGAAAGCGGCGCCTCTGGCAAATCCGACTACGAGTGGGTCATCGACCCGATCGATGGCACTGCCAACTTCATTCACGGCTACCCACACTACGCCATTTCAATCGCGCTGCGTGTCAACGGCCATGTTCAACAGGCAGTTGTGTACAACCCGGCCACCAACGACCTGTTCACCGCGTCCAAAGGCGAAGGTGCGTTTTTAAACAACCGTCGAATCCGGGTTTCAAAACGCAGCAAACCCAATGAATTTCTGGTTGGTTTTGCATTCCCAAGCGGTCAGAATGAGGGCTCGCTGGGCGTAAAACGCAAAATGCTGGCACTGACTGAAAGCACGGCAGGCATTCGAAAATCCGGTTCAGCCGTTCTCGATTTGGCTTATGTGGCCTGTGGTCGCCTGGATGGTTACATGTGTTTTGGCTTGAAGCCCTGGGATTTGGCAACAGGCGTGTTGCTTGTTTCCGAGGCAGGCGGCTTGATCACCGACCCACAAGGCAATGACACCTTCATGAGCACAGGTGACGCGGTTGCCGGCAACCCAAAAGCCCTCCAATACCTGCTTAGCTTCAAATAA
- a CDS encoding metallophosphoesterase, translating into MNLRRAATKACAAALVTFVAAAQASPKHSTFSFALIGDQPYNNFFEPATDNLIQHIGNEPDIHWILHIGDIKGGIEPCANELINRRLAQLQRSGKPLVYVPGDNEWTDCHRPSNGNFDSQERLNFLRQQAFSQPRSLGKKNFSVRQQTSPPYPEHLMWTQGSTLFVSLNIPGSNNDLLNPKSRKTSTKKAKQLLKARDQAIDAWLSEAEALFEHDSTRPTETVIAIQGNPIDGSGGTSTNPSRNGYAVFMTRLVKYIDTTQRPVLLAHGDTHRFKWDKPGLKQFGGTPSSDALFYRVEGWGHPFMNAWVQVKVKQGNATPFEASSVSLPSPTADN; encoded by the coding sequence ATGAATTTGCGCCGCGCAGCCACCAAAGCCTGTGCGGCCGCCTTGGTCACTTTCGTTGCGGCTGCCCAAGCCAGCCCAAAGCACAGCACCTTCAGCTTTGCACTGATCGGCGATCAGCCTTACAACAATTTCTTCGAGCCCGCCACCGACAACCTGATTCAACACATTGGGAATGAACCTGATATTCACTGGATTTTGCATATTGGCGACATCAAAGGTGGCATTGAGCCTTGCGCCAATGAATTAATCAACCGTCGCCTTGCGCAACTGCAGCGAAGCGGGAAGCCCCTGGTATATGTGCCCGGCGACAACGAATGGACCGATTGCCACAGGCCATCCAACGGTAATTTCGACAGCCAGGAACGCCTGAATTTCTTGCGCCAGCAGGCATTTTCACAGCCCCGCTCACTGGGCAAAAAAAACTTTTCCGTTCGGCAACAAACCAGTCCACCCTACCCTGAACACCTGATGTGGACACAAGGCAGTACCCTCTTTGTGAGTTTGAATATTCCGGGCAGTAACAACGATTTGCTCAACCCGAAATCCAGAAAAACCAGCACAAAAAAAGCAAAGCAATTGTTGAAAGCCCGAGATCAAGCGATCGACGCATGGCTAAGCGAAGCTGAAGCATTGTTTGAACATGACAGTACACGCCCTACGGAGACCGTAATCGCCATTCAGGGCAATCCAATTGATGGTTCAGGTGGTACCAGCACCAACCCATCCCGGAATGGCTACGCTGTTTTCATGACAAGGCTGGTGAAATACATCGACACCACCCAGCGACCAGTGCTGCTGGCGCATGGCGACACACACCGGTTTAAATGGGACAAACCCGGCCTTAAACAATTCGGTGGCACACCCAGCTCAGATGCACTGTTTTACCGGGTCGAGGGCTGGGGGCACCCCTTCATGAATGCCTGGGTGCAGGTGAAGGTGAAACAAGGCAATGCAACGCCATTTGAGGCCAGCAGCGTTTCGCTGCCAAGCCCCACTGCTGACAATTAA